The following proteins are encoded in a genomic region of Zea mays cultivar B73 chromosome 9, Zm-B73-REFERENCE-NAM-5.0, whole genome shotgun sequence:
- the LOC103640206 gene encoding tubby-like F-box protein 11, with the protein MPFSSMIQEMKGKIGAISLRGVLRFRPGGHAGAGRAPAAEPDEASREGCWAQLPFELLRMVLVRVEDQEPRWPARSAIVVCACVCRCWRAAVKIVRVPEASGKLTFPISQPGPRDAPLKCFIRRDRAAQSYSLCLGVTDGLADDGKFLLAARKCRRPACTEYLISLDAKNTSAGSYIGKLRSNFLRTKFTVYDAHPPCARAAVSKGYMIGSAQVSPGVPARNYMVSHISY; encoded by the exons ATGCCTTTCAGCAGCATGATCCAGGAGATGAAGGGCAAGATCGGCGCCATCTCGTTGCGCGGCGTGCTACGGTTCCGGCCggggggccacgccggggccgggcgAGCGCCGGCAGCCGAGCCGGACGAGGCGTCGCGGGAGGGCTGCTGGGCGCAGTTGCCTTTCGAGCTTCTACGTATGGTGCTGGTCAGGGTCGAGGACCAGGAGCCACGGTGGCCGGCCCGCAGCGCCATCGTGGTGTGCGCCTGCGTCTGCCGCTGCTGGAGGGCCGCCGTCAAGATTGTGCGCGTGCCGGAGGCTTCTGGGAAACTCACCTTCCCCATCTCTCAA CCTGGCCCAAGGGATGCCCCTCTCAAATGTTTCATCAGGAGGGACCGGGCTGCTCAGTCGTATTCTCTGTGCCTTGGAGTCACTGATG GGTTAGCTGATGATGGGAAATTTCTACTTGCTGCACGCAAATGTCGTAGGCCCGCATGCACTGAATACCTAATCTCGCTTGATGCGAAGAACACATCGGCTGGTTCCTACATTGGCAAGCTAAG ATCAAACTTCTTGAGAACAAAGTTTACCGTCTATGATGCTCATCCACCTTGTGCCAGAGCTGCGGTTTCAAAGGGGTACATGATCGGCTCAGCCCAAGTTTCTCCTGGGGTACCTGCTAGGAATTATATGGTTTCTCACATTTCTTACTAG